The Candidatus Zixiibacteriota bacterium genome includes the window TCAGCGGAAATGCTGAAATATATCAACAACACTTTCCACGGGCTCAAAGTAGCGTTTGCCAACGAGGTCGGCAGGCTCTGCAAGCGACTCGGGGTCGATTCCCATGAGGTCATGCACCTCTTCTGCCAGGATACAAAACAGAACCTTTCGGAATACTACCTCAAGCCGGGCTTTGCTTTCGGGGGATCCTGTCTGCCGAAGGATATCCGTGCGCTTAAATATAAATCCAAGTCAATCGATGCCCATACCGGTGTGATCGACGCGATCATGGATTCGAATCGTGCCCAGGTCGATGAAGCCCTCAGGATGGTCTATGATTCCGGCAGTAAGAAAGTCGGTTTCCTGGGATTGGCTTTCAAACAGGGTACTGATGACCTGCGTGAATCACCTTTGGTCGAGATGGCCGAAACGTTGATCGGCAAAGGCTACGAATTATATATTTATGACAAGAACGTTATTGTAGCCAAGCTGACCGGTTCGAACAAAGCTTATATAGAAAAAGAGATCCCGCATATCTCAAGCCTTCTGGCCAGTTCCATCGAGGAGGTTTTTAACCTGGCCGATGTGGTCGTGATCGGATCCAGAGATCCTGATTTCGAGTATATCGCTCGTATGGATACCGACAAAATAATTATCGACCTGGTCAGGATTGTGGATGATCTCTCCAACCTCGCTCCCGGTTACCGGGGGTTATGCTGGTGATCCGATGGCATCGACTCTGCCGTTTATAACGATAATTCTGCCGGTTTACAACGAAGCTCGCTTTATCGCCCGCACCCTCGAGCAGATAGCCTCCCAGGACTACCCCAGAGATCGCTACGAGGTCCTGGTGGTGGACGGGATGTCATCTGACGATACTGTCAAAATCGCGTTATCAATGCAACATGAGTTCGAGAATTTCCGGGTCATAGAGAACCATAAAAGACGCTCCAGCTCGGCCCGCAATCTCGGTTTCAAAGAGGGCAGAGGCGATTATTATATGATTATCGATGGTCATGTATATATAGCCGGAAGGGGTTTGCTCAAAGATGTTGCTGAGATATTTACGGAAAAAGATTACCATGTACTCGCCCGCCCGCAACCCTTGACCCCGCCCGACAACAGTTTTTTCCAGAACGCG containing:
- a CDS encoding nucleotide sugar dehydrogenase, which encodes MKISVFGMGYVGCVSAACLADQGHDVIGVDINRDKIELINIGKSPIIEEGMNDLVNRVVESGKLKASFDAKQAINETDLTMITVGTPSRDNGDLDLTYVQRVATKIGQLLANKDSFHTIVMRSTVLPGTTEEMLIPAIEEASGKKVYVDFDVFFNPEFLREGSSIKDFYNPPFTVIGAQDTGATAKLDELYGFLDAPIYKTSLKSAEMLKYINNTFHGLKVAFANEVGRLCKRLGVDSHEVMHLFCQDTKQNLSEYYLKPGFAFGGSCLPKDIRALKYKSKSIDAHTGVIDAIMDSNRAQVDEALRMVYDSGSKKVGFLGLAFKQGTDDLRESPLVEMAETLIGKGYELYIYDKNVIVAKLTGSNKAYIEKEIPHISSLLASSIEEVFNLADVVVIGSRDPDFEYIARMDTDKIIIDLVRIVDDLSNLAPGYRGLCW